From the genome of Alosa sapidissima isolate fAloSap1 chromosome 14, fAloSap1.pri, whole genome shotgun sequence, one region includes:
- the rcn1 gene encoding reticulocalbin-1, with protein sequence MNGCSYVSFLLLCTYCVHGKPTLRKERVHHDPELSRQPHEDNHSYQYDHEAFLGKEEATTFDQLTPEESKERLGKIVDRIDSDGNGYITTDELNAWIKRVQKRYVYENVAKVWSDYDLNKDNKISWEEYKQSTYGYYLANPDEFEDDKDQFSFKKMLPRDERRFKAADLDGDLVAGRDEFTAFLHPEEFDHMKEIVVLETLEDIDKNGDGYVDEDEYIADMFAHEEGGPEPDWVRTERDQFSDFRDLNKDGKMDTNEIQHWILPQDYDHALAEARHLVYESDTDKDQMLTKQEILENWNMFVGSQATNYGEDLTRDRDEL encoded by the exons ATGAACGGGTGCAGCTACGTGAGCTTTTTGTTGCTGTGTACTTACTGTGTGCATGGGAAGCCTACCTTAAGGAAAGAGAGGGTCCACCATGATCCCGAATTGAGCAGACAACCTCATGAGGATAACCATAGCTATCAGTATGATCATGAGGCCTTCTTAGGCAAAGAGGAGGCCACTACATTTGACCAGCTGACACCAGAGGAGAGCAAGGAAAGATTAGG GAAGATAGTTGACCGAATTGACAGCGATGGAAatggttacattacaacagatGAACTCAATGCCTGGATCAAGAGGGTCCAGAAGCGCTATGTCTATGAAAATGTGGCCAAAGTGTGGTCCGACTACGACCTGAACAAGGACAACAAAATCTCCTGGGAGGAGTACAAACAGTCAACGTATGGCTACTACCTGG CCAACCCTGATGAGTTTGAAGATGATAAAGACCAGTTCAGCTTTAAGAAGATGCTCCCGCGAGACGAGAGGAGGTTTAAGGCAGCCGATCTGGACGGTGACCTGGTGGCTGGACGAGACGAGTTCACTGCCTTCCTGCACCCCGAGGAGTTTGATCACATGAAGGAGATAGTGGTCCTG GAAACCCTGGAGGACATTGATAAAAATGGGGATGGCTATGTGGACGAGGATGAATATATTG CTGACATGTTTGCCCATGAGGAGGGAGGCCCTGAACCTGACTGGGTCAGAACCGAACGGGACCAGTTCTCGGACTTCCGTGACCTGAACAAGGATGGGAAGATGGACACGAATGAGATTCAGCACTGGATCCTCCCGCAGGACTACGACCACGCGCTGGCTGAAGCCAGACACCTGGTATACGAGTCAGACACAGACAAG GACCAGATGCTCACCAAGCAGGAGATCCTGGAGAACTGGAACATGTTTGTGGGCAGCCAGGCCACCAACTACGGGGAGGACCTGACCAGGGACCGCGACGAGCTGTGA
- the mctp2b gene encoding multiple C2 and transmembrane domain-containing protein 2 isoform X1, translating into MEPKKKVFGNLRQKARPLLSYMRGGRKSPSKPEVRPEGVLDHRMSASVPDIRNLRHSSGAVDTGLDSPSQSNPATPFLRPHLGWRGVTATAPFAGHSVPDGPRTPTAWASTEVVSRGYPEERVSLGRRESLEDGPQAAAQHGVLLSTELPSVEVSEDKSENPLESNGQEMPTVKDLDNNSSLDVGGESLCLPEHLCDSPKTYILNINLKEGRNLVIRDRCGTSDPYVKFKLDGKTLYKSKVVYKNLNPVWNESFAFPVPDLDQKLFVKVYDRDLTTDDFMGSNSVALDELELEKTHQLVLDLSDPNSLEEDMGVIVIDISLSLRDGESKKNAKTTPKRKKSMRSGPSQQSKRLSESLKKGQLWCGVWTIALVEGQDLPEDGPGDVFVRFKLGEQKYKSKSHCKKARPQWRERFDFNQFPDGPCILEVEVWSKEGRKYEECYGMCEVDLSGVSVNQPQVYTRPLNQGRGRVLFVVTLNVCTGVSVSDLDAAPLEDQNERESLCNRYAFRNSLKNMRDVGFLQVKVIKATDLLAADLNGKSDPFCVLELGNDRLQTHTIYKTLNPEWNEVFTFPVKDIHDILEVTVFDEDGDKAPDFLGKVAISLLAVHNGQQISCVLRKEDLGRPSKGTITLELDVFFNPVRASIRTFNPKEKKFQEDNLKFSKKVLTRNVVRVRNLLRAIVNTHHYIKSCFQWESIQRSIIAFMVFLLTVWYWEFYMLPFYLVLLIVRNYLQIASERASQDMDSMDLGDEEEDDEKEEKRGLMEKIHMVQEIVITVQNILEEIASFGERIKNTFNWSVPFLSNMVFLVLVIATVLTYFIPVRYIILAWGINKFTKKLRKPYAIENNEVMDFLSRVPSDVQKAQYTELRGPGWHSAVRRKKNAT; encoded by the exons ATGGAGCCAAAAAAGAAGGTGTTTGGTAACCTGAGGCAGAAGGCCAGGCCCTTGCTCAGCTACATGCGGGGTGGCCGCAAGAGCCCTAGCAAGCCGGAGGTGCGTCCAGAAGGGGTGCTGGACCACAGGATGAGTGCGTCTGTGCCGGACATCCGGAACTTGCGCCACTCCTCTGGCGCCGTGGACACTGGGCTGGACAGCCCGTCCCAGAGCAACCCTGCCACCCCATTCCTCAGGCCCCATTTGGGCTGGAGAGGCGTGACCGCCACCGCTCCCTTTGCTGGGCACAGCGTGCCGGATGGACCCCGCACGCCCACGGCCTGGGCGTCCACGGAGGTGGTCAGCCGAGGATATCCAGAGGAGCGGGTCTCCCTGGGGCGGCGGGAGTCGCTGGAGGACGGGCCGCAGGCAGCAGCGCAGCATGGGGTCCTGCTCAGCACCGAGCTGCCCAGCGTGGAGGTGTCAGAGGATAAGAGTGAG AACCCGTTAGAAAGCAATGGCCAAGAGATGCCGACAGTTAAGGACCTTGATAATAATAGT TCCCTAGATGTGGGAGGCGAAAGCCTGTGTCTCCCCGAGCACCTGTGCGACTCTCCGAAGACCTACATCCTCAACATCAACCTCAAAGAGGGCAGGAACCTGGTCATCAGAGACCGCTGTG GGACCAGTGACCCCTATGTAAAGTTTAAATTGGATGGGAAGACACTATACAAAAGCAAAGTGGTGTACAAGAACTTGAATCCGGTTTGGAATGAGTCCTTCGCCTTTCCTGTCCCCGACCTGGACCAGAAACTATTTGTGAAG GTTTACGATCGAGACCTTACAACAGATGACTTCATGGGGTCCAACAGTGTGGCCTTGgatgaacttgaacttgaaaa AACGCACCAGTTGGTGTTGGACCTCAGCGACCCCAACAGCCTTGAAGAGGACATGGGCGTGATCGTCATAGACATCAGCTTATCCCTGCGGGACGGGGAAAGCAAGAAGAATGCA AAGACGACACCAAAGAGGAAAAAAAGCATGCGG TCGGGGCCATCCCAGCAGTCCAAGCGCCTGTCGGAGAGCCTGAAGAAGGGGCAGctttggtgtggtgtgtggaccATCGCCCTGGTGGAGGGCCAGGATCTGCCCGAGGACGGCCCGGGAGACGTGTTTGTGCGCTTCAAACTGGGAGAGCAGAAGTACAAGAGCAAG AGCCACTGCAAAAAAGCCAGACCACAGTGGAGAGAAAGATTTGACTTCAACCAATTCCCAGACGGGCCGTGCATTCTGGAAGTGGAAGTTTGGTCAAAAGAGGGTCGCAAATATGAAGAATGCTATGGGAT GTGTGAGGTGGACCTGTCCGGTGTCTCTGTCAACCAGCCGCAAGTGTACACGCGGCCACTGAACCAGGGGAGAGGTCGCGTCCTGTTCGTGGTCACGCTCAACGTTTGCACCGGGGTGTCAGTGTCCGACCTGGATGCAGCACCCCTGGAGGACCAGAACGAGAGGGAGAGTTTGTGCAACAGATAT GCTTTCCGGAACTCTCTGAAAAACATGAGGGATGTGGGCTTCCTACAGGTCAAAGTCATCAAGGCCACAGATCTGTTGGCTGCAGATCTGAATG GAAAGAGTGACCCTTTCTGTGTGTTAGAGCTGGGGAACGACCGgctccaaacacacaccatctacaAGACACTCAATCCTGAGTGGAATGAAGTATTCACATT TCCTGTTAAAGATATCCATGACATCCTGGAGGTGACAGTCTTTGATGAGGATGGGGACAAGGCTCCAGACTTTCTTGGAAAAGTGGCCATTTCTTTGCTCGCA GTTCACAATGGTCAACAGATTTCCTGTGTATTAAGGAAAGAGGATTTAGGACGACCATCAAAGGGCACTATAACACTAGAGCTGGATGTTTTCTTTAATCCC GTCAGAGCCAGTATCAGAACCTTCAacccaaaagaaaagaaattccAGGAGGACAATCTCAAATTTTCCAAAAAG GTCCTTACTCGGAATGTTGTCCGTGTGCGGAATCTCCTGCGGGCGATCGTGAATACCCATCACTACATCAAAAGCTGTTTCCAGTGGGAGAGTATCCAGCGGAGTATCATTGCCTTTATG GTGTTTTTGCTGACGGTGTGGTACTGGGAGTTCTACATGCTGCCTTTCTACCTGGTCCTCCTCATCGTGAGGAACTACCTCCAGATAGCCTCAGAGAGAGCCAGCCAGGACATG GATAGTATGGACCTAGgtgatgaggaagaggatgatgaaAAG gaggagaagagaggactgATGGAGAAAATTCACATGGTTCAAGAAATCGTCATCACCGTTCAGAACATACTGGAGGAAATAGCCAGCTTTGGGGAACGTATCAAAAA CACTTTCAACTGGTCAGTGCCATTCCTGTCCAATATGGTCTTTCTGGTCCTTGTCATCGCAACAGTGCTAACCTACTTCATCCCAGTGCGGTACATTATTTTAGCATGGG GCATTAACAAATTTACCAAAAAATTACGGAAACCATATGCAATTGAGAATAATGAAGTAATGGACTTCCTCAGTAGGGTGCCTTCAGATGTTCAGAAG GCCCAGTACACTGAGCTGAGAGGACCTGGCTGGCATAGTGCtgtgaggaggaagaagaacgCCACATAG
- the mctp2b gene encoding multiple C2 and transmembrane domain-containing protein 2 isoform X3 — protein MEPKKKVFGNLRQKARPLLSYMRGGRKSPSKPEVRPEGVLDHRMSASVPDIRNLRHSSGAVDTGLDSPSQSNPATPFLRPHLGWRGVTATAPFAGHSVPDGPRTPTAWASTEVVSRGYPEERVSLGRRESLEDGPQAAAQHGVLLSTELPSVEVSEDKSESLDVGGESLCLPEHLCDSPKTYILNINLKEGRNLVIRDRCGTSDPYVKFKLDGKTLYKSKVVYKNLNPVWNESFAFPVPDLDQKLFVKVYDRDLTTDDFMGSNSVALDELELEKTHQLVLDLSDPNSLEEDMGVIVIDISLSLRDGESKKNAKTTPKRKKSMRSGPSQQSKRLSESLKKGQLWCGVWTIALVEGQDLPEDGPGDVFVRFKLGEQKYKSKSHCKKARPQWRERFDFNQFPDGPCILEVEVWSKEGRKYEECYGMCEVDLSGVSVNQPQVYTRPLNQGRGRVLFVVTLNVCTGVSVSDLDAAPLEDQNERESLCNRYAFRNSLKNMRDVGFLQVKVIKATDLLAADLNGKSDPFCVLELGNDRLQTHTIYKTLNPEWNEVFTFPVKDIHDILEVTVFDEDGDKAPDFLGKVAISLLAVHNGQQISCVLRKEDLGRPSKGTITLELDVFFNPVRASIRTFNPKEKKFQEDNLKFSKKVLTRNVVRVRNLLRAIVNTHHYIKSCFQWESIQRSIIAFMVFLLTVWYWEFYMLPFYLVLLIVRNYLQIASERASQDMDSMDLGDEEEDDEKEEKRGLMEKIHMVQEIVITVQNILEEIASFGERIKNTFNWSVPFLSNMVFLVLVIATVLTYFIPVRYIILAWGINKFTKKLRKPYAIENNEVMDFLSRVPSDVQKAQYTELRGPGWHSAVRRKKNAT, from the exons ATGGAGCCAAAAAAGAAGGTGTTTGGTAACCTGAGGCAGAAGGCCAGGCCCTTGCTCAGCTACATGCGGGGTGGCCGCAAGAGCCCTAGCAAGCCGGAGGTGCGTCCAGAAGGGGTGCTGGACCACAGGATGAGTGCGTCTGTGCCGGACATCCGGAACTTGCGCCACTCCTCTGGCGCCGTGGACACTGGGCTGGACAGCCCGTCCCAGAGCAACCCTGCCACCCCATTCCTCAGGCCCCATTTGGGCTGGAGAGGCGTGACCGCCACCGCTCCCTTTGCTGGGCACAGCGTGCCGGATGGACCCCGCACGCCCACGGCCTGGGCGTCCACGGAGGTGGTCAGCCGAGGATATCCAGAGGAGCGGGTCTCCCTGGGGCGGCGGGAGTCGCTGGAGGACGGGCCGCAGGCAGCAGCGCAGCATGGGGTCCTGCTCAGCACCGAGCTGCCCAGCGTGGAGGTGTCAGAGGATAAGAGTGAG TCCCTAGATGTGGGAGGCGAAAGCCTGTGTCTCCCCGAGCACCTGTGCGACTCTCCGAAGACCTACATCCTCAACATCAACCTCAAAGAGGGCAGGAACCTGGTCATCAGAGACCGCTGTG GGACCAGTGACCCCTATGTAAAGTTTAAATTGGATGGGAAGACACTATACAAAAGCAAAGTGGTGTACAAGAACTTGAATCCGGTTTGGAATGAGTCCTTCGCCTTTCCTGTCCCCGACCTGGACCAGAAACTATTTGTGAAG GTTTACGATCGAGACCTTACAACAGATGACTTCATGGGGTCCAACAGTGTGGCCTTGgatgaacttgaacttgaaaa AACGCACCAGTTGGTGTTGGACCTCAGCGACCCCAACAGCCTTGAAGAGGACATGGGCGTGATCGTCATAGACATCAGCTTATCCCTGCGGGACGGGGAAAGCAAGAAGAATGCA AAGACGACACCAAAGAGGAAAAAAAGCATGCGG TCGGGGCCATCCCAGCAGTCCAAGCGCCTGTCGGAGAGCCTGAAGAAGGGGCAGctttggtgtggtgtgtggaccATCGCCCTGGTGGAGGGCCAGGATCTGCCCGAGGACGGCCCGGGAGACGTGTTTGTGCGCTTCAAACTGGGAGAGCAGAAGTACAAGAGCAAG AGCCACTGCAAAAAAGCCAGACCACAGTGGAGAGAAAGATTTGACTTCAACCAATTCCCAGACGGGCCGTGCATTCTGGAAGTGGAAGTTTGGTCAAAAGAGGGTCGCAAATATGAAGAATGCTATGGGAT GTGTGAGGTGGACCTGTCCGGTGTCTCTGTCAACCAGCCGCAAGTGTACACGCGGCCACTGAACCAGGGGAGAGGTCGCGTCCTGTTCGTGGTCACGCTCAACGTTTGCACCGGGGTGTCAGTGTCCGACCTGGATGCAGCACCCCTGGAGGACCAGAACGAGAGGGAGAGTTTGTGCAACAGATAT GCTTTCCGGAACTCTCTGAAAAACATGAGGGATGTGGGCTTCCTACAGGTCAAAGTCATCAAGGCCACAGATCTGTTGGCTGCAGATCTGAATG GAAAGAGTGACCCTTTCTGTGTGTTAGAGCTGGGGAACGACCGgctccaaacacacaccatctacaAGACACTCAATCCTGAGTGGAATGAAGTATTCACATT TCCTGTTAAAGATATCCATGACATCCTGGAGGTGACAGTCTTTGATGAGGATGGGGACAAGGCTCCAGACTTTCTTGGAAAAGTGGCCATTTCTTTGCTCGCA GTTCACAATGGTCAACAGATTTCCTGTGTATTAAGGAAAGAGGATTTAGGACGACCATCAAAGGGCACTATAACACTAGAGCTGGATGTTTTCTTTAATCCC GTCAGAGCCAGTATCAGAACCTTCAacccaaaagaaaagaaattccAGGAGGACAATCTCAAATTTTCCAAAAAG GTCCTTACTCGGAATGTTGTCCGTGTGCGGAATCTCCTGCGGGCGATCGTGAATACCCATCACTACATCAAAAGCTGTTTCCAGTGGGAGAGTATCCAGCGGAGTATCATTGCCTTTATG GTGTTTTTGCTGACGGTGTGGTACTGGGAGTTCTACATGCTGCCTTTCTACCTGGTCCTCCTCATCGTGAGGAACTACCTCCAGATAGCCTCAGAGAGAGCCAGCCAGGACATG GATAGTATGGACCTAGgtgatgaggaagaggatgatgaaAAG gaggagaagagaggactgATGGAGAAAATTCACATGGTTCAAGAAATCGTCATCACCGTTCAGAACATACTGGAGGAAATAGCCAGCTTTGGGGAACGTATCAAAAA CACTTTCAACTGGTCAGTGCCATTCCTGTCCAATATGGTCTTTCTGGTCCTTGTCATCGCAACAGTGCTAACCTACTTCATCCCAGTGCGGTACATTATTTTAGCATGGG GCATTAACAAATTTACCAAAAAATTACGGAAACCATATGCAATTGAGAATAATGAAGTAATGGACTTCCTCAGTAGGGTGCCTTCAGATGTTCAGAAG GCCCAGTACACTGAGCTGAGAGGACCTGGCTGGCATAGTGCtgtgaggaggaagaagaacgCCACATAG
- the mctp2b gene encoding multiple C2 and transmembrane domain-containing protein 2 isoform X2 — protein sequence MEPKKKVFGNLRQKARPLLSYMRGGRKSPSKPEVRPEGVLDHRMSASVPDIRNLRHSSGAVDTGLDSPSQSNPATPFLRPHLGWRGVTATAPFAGHSVPDGPRTPTAWASTEVVSRGYPEERVSLGRRESLEDGPQAAAQHGVLLSTELPSVEVSEDKSENPLESNGQEMPTVKDLDNNSSLDVGGESLCLPEHLCDSPKTYILNINLKEGRNLVIRDRCGTSDPYVKFKLDGKTLYKSKVVYKNLNPVWNESFAFPVPDLDQKLFVKVYDRDLTTDDFMGSNSVALDELELEKTHQLVLDLSDPNSLEEDMGVIVIDISLSLRDGESKKNASGPSQQSKRLSESLKKGQLWCGVWTIALVEGQDLPEDGPGDVFVRFKLGEQKYKSKSHCKKARPQWRERFDFNQFPDGPCILEVEVWSKEGRKYEECYGMCEVDLSGVSVNQPQVYTRPLNQGRGRVLFVVTLNVCTGVSVSDLDAAPLEDQNERESLCNRYAFRNSLKNMRDVGFLQVKVIKATDLLAADLNGKSDPFCVLELGNDRLQTHTIYKTLNPEWNEVFTFPVKDIHDILEVTVFDEDGDKAPDFLGKVAISLLAVHNGQQISCVLRKEDLGRPSKGTITLELDVFFNPVRASIRTFNPKEKKFQEDNLKFSKKVLTRNVVRVRNLLRAIVNTHHYIKSCFQWESIQRSIIAFMVFLLTVWYWEFYMLPFYLVLLIVRNYLQIASERASQDMDSMDLGDEEEDDEKEEKRGLMEKIHMVQEIVITVQNILEEIASFGERIKNTFNWSVPFLSNMVFLVLVIATVLTYFIPVRYIILAWGINKFTKKLRKPYAIENNEVMDFLSRVPSDVQKAQYTELRGPGWHSAVRRKKNAT from the exons ATGGAGCCAAAAAAGAAGGTGTTTGGTAACCTGAGGCAGAAGGCCAGGCCCTTGCTCAGCTACATGCGGGGTGGCCGCAAGAGCCCTAGCAAGCCGGAGGTGCGTCCAGAAGGGGTGCTGGACCACAGGATGAGTGCGTCTGTGCCGGACATCCGGAACTTGCGCCACTCCTCTGGCGCCGTGGACACTGGGCTGGACAGCCCGTCCCAGAGCAACCCTGCCACCCCATTCCTCAGGCCCCATTTGGGCTGGAGAGGCGTGACCGCCACCGCTCCCTTTGCTGGGCACAGCGTGCCGGATGGACCCCGCACGCCCACGGCCTGGGCGTCCACGGAGGTGGTCAGCCGAGGATATCCAGAGGAGCGGGTCTCCCTGGGGCGGCGGGAGTCGCTGGAGGACGGGCCGCAGGCAGCAGCGCAGCATGGGGTCCTGCTCAGCACCGAGCTGCCCAGCGTGGAGGTGTCAGAGGATAAGAGTGAG AACCCGTTAGAAAGCAATGGCCAAGAGATGCCGACAGTTAAGGACCTTGATAATAATAGT TCCCTAGATGTGGGAGGCGAAAGCCTGTGTCTCCCCGAGCACCTGTGCGACTCTCCGAAGACCTACATCCTCAACATCAACCTCAAAGAGGGCAGGAACCTGGTCATCAGAGACCGCTGTG GGACCAGTGACCCCTATGTAAAGTTTAAATTGGATGGGAAGACACTATACAAAAGCAAAGTGGTGTACAAGAACTTGAATCCGGTTTGGAATGAGTCCTTCGCCTTTCCTGTCCCCGACCTGGACCAGAAACTATTTGTGAAG GTTTACGATCGAGACCTTACAACAGATGACTTCATGGGGTCCAACAGTGTGGCCTTGgatgaacttgaacttgaaaa AACGCACCAGTTGGTGTTGGACCTCAGCGACCCCAACAGCCTTGAAGAGGACATGGGCGTGATCGTCATAGACATCAGCTTATCCCTGCGGGACGGGGAAAGCAAGAAGAATGCA TCGGGGCCATCCCAGCAGTCCAAGCGCCTGTCGGAGAGCCTGAAGAAGGGGCAGctttggtgtggtgtgtggaccATCGCCCTGGTGGAGGGCCAGGATCTGCCCGAGGACGGCCCGGGAGACGTGTTTGTGCGCTTCAAACTGGGAGAGCAGAAGTACAAGAGCAAG AGCCACTGCAAAAAAGCCAGACCACAGTGGAGAGAAAGATTTGACTTCAACCAATTCCCAGACGGGCCGTGCATTCTGGAAGTGGAAGTTTGGTCAAAAGAGGGTCGCAAATATGAAGAATGCTATGGGAT GTGTGAGGTGGACCTGTCCGGTGTCTCTGTCAACCAGCCGCAAGTGTACACGCGGCCACTGAACCAGGGGAGAGGTCGCGTCCTGTTCGTGGTCACGCTCAACGTTTGCACCGGGGTGTCAGTGTCCGACCTGGATGCAGCACCCCTGGAGGACCAGAACGAGAGGGAGAGTTTGTGCAACAGATAT GCTTTCCGGAACTCTCTGAAAAACATGAGGGATGTGGGCTTCCTACAGGTCAAAGTCATCAAGGCCACAGATCTGTTGGCTGCAGATCTGAATG GAAAGAGTGACCCTTTCTGTGTGTTAGAGCTGGGGAACGACCGgctccaaacacacaccatctacaAGACACTCAATCCTGAGTGGAATGAAGTATTCACATT TCCTGTTAAAGATATCCATGACATCCTGGAGGTGACAGTCTTTGATGAGGATGGGGACAAGGCTCCAGACTTTCTTGGAAAAGTGGCCATTTCTTTGCTCGCA GTTCACAATGGTCAACAGATTTCCTGTGTATTAAGGAAAGAGGATTTAGGACGACCATCAAAGGGCACTATAACACTAGAGCTGGATGTTTTCTTTAATCCC GTCAGAGCCAGTATCAGAACCTTCAacccaaaagaaaagaaattccAGGAGGACAATCTCAAATTTTCCAAAAAG GTCCTTACTCGGAATGTTGTCCGTGTGCGGAATCTCCTGCGGGCGATCGTGAATACCCATCACTACATCAAAAGCTGTTTCCAGTGGGAGAGTATCCAGCGGAGTATCATTGCCTTTATG GTGTTTTTGCTGACGGTGTGGTACTGGGAGTTCTACATGCTGCCTTTCTACCTGGTCCTCCTCATCGTGAGGAACTACCTCCAGATAGCCTCAGAGAGAGCCAGCCAGGACATG GATAGTATGGACCTAGgtgatgaggaagaggatgatgaaAAG gaggagaagagaggactgATGGAGAAAATTCACATGGTTCAAGAAATCGTCATCACCGTTCAGAACATACTGGAGGAAATAGCCAGCTTTGGGGAACGTATCAAAAA CACTTTCAACTGGTCAGTGCCATTCCTGTCCAATATGGTCTTTCTGGTCCTTGTCATCGCAACAGTGCTAACCTACTTCATCCCAGTGCGGTACATTATTTTAGCATGGG GCATTAACAAATTTACCAAAAAATTACGGAAACCATATGCAATTGAGAATAATGAAGTAATGGACTTCCTCAGTAGGGTGCCTTCAGATGTTCAGAAG GCCCAGTACACTGAGCTGAGAGGACCTGGCTGGCATAGTGCtgtgaggaggaagaagaacgCCACATAG